One window of the Eucalyptus grandis isolate ANBG69807.140 chromosome 8, ASM1654582v1, whole genome shotgun sequence genome contains the following:
- the LOC120287269 gene encoding putative disease resistance protein RGA3: MAEAVLFILTNDILKLACSNIFSKIQLARGARDDLQRLKYTVKTIQTVLLDAEKKQWDSEQVKLWLARLKEVLYDAQDLLDDVATEDLRRKVTPGNKMSTAVRSLFSKSNKLAQPYKVAKRIQEIRKKLDWIAKDKEFRLEEHRSEATVAIVRKWTTGSFAWKEEIIGRQSDERQIIKYLLDSSILVVSILGMGGLGKTSLARLAYNNVEVRNYFKLKMWVCVSNVFDEDFLIKELLKSARDEVDPKMIDLQDIEKESKTQLQILLGKVLDGKKYLLVLDDLRNEDHRKWSELEGLLRGGLPGSKILVTTRNESVVKATGTKSVIHSLGILGNGESWKLFKKMAFGDGEESLNQELEEIGRHIVKKCGVFPLP, from the coding sequence ATGGCGGAAGCAGTGCTCTTCATCCTCACCAACGACATACTGAAACTCGCCTGTTCCAACATATTTTCGAAAATCCAACTTGCACGAGGTGCGAGGGATGATCTCCAACGTCTCAAGTACACCGTCAAGACCATCCAAACCGTGCTTTTGGATGCCGAGAAGAAACAATGGGACAGCGAGCAGGTCAAGCTCTGGCTCGCGAGGCTGAAGGAAGTGTTGTACGACGCACAGGACTTGCTGGACGATGTCGCAACTGAGGATCTGAGGCGGAAGGTCACTCCCGGAAACAAGATGTCAACAGCGGTACGCTCTCTCTTTTCCAAATCAAATAAGCTAGCACAGCCCTACAAAGTGGCTAAAAGGATTCAAGAAATTAGGAAGAAACTGGATTGGATTGCAAAAGATAAGGAGTTCCGTTTAGAGGAGCATCGGAGTGAGGCAACTGTTGCTATTGTGAGGAAATGGACAACTGGCTCTTTTGCGTGGAAGGAAGAAATAATTGGTAGACAAAGTGATGAGAGGCAGATCATCAAATATCTGCTCGATTCCTCCATTTTGGTTGTTTCCATACTCGGTATGGGAGGACTTGGAAAAACCTCGCTTGCTCGGCTGGCGTACAACAATGTCGAAGTGAGAAACTACTTCAAGCTTAAGATGTGGGTGTGTGTATCCAATGTCTTTGATGAGGATTTTCTCATCAAAGAATTACTAAAATCTGCCCGAGATGAAGTGGATCCTAAGATGATAGATCTGCAAGACATTGAGAAGGAGTCTAAGACCCAATTGCAGATACTTCTTGGTAAGGTACTAGACGGGAAGAAATACTTGCTTGTTTTGGATGACTTGAGGAATGAAGATCACAGGAAATGGTCGGAGCTCGAAGGTTTGCTAAGGGGTGGTCTACCGGGGAGCAAGATACTTGTAACCACGCGCAATGAGTCAGTGGTGAAGGCTACAGGTACAAAATCAGTTATCCATTCTCTAGGTATCTTAGGTAATGGTGAGTCGTGGAAGTTATTCAAGAAAATGGCTTTCGGAGATGGGGAAGAATCATTAAACCAGGAACTGGAGGAGATTGGTCGACATATAGTTAAAAAATGCGGGGTGTTCCCCTTGCCATGA